DNA from Scheffersomyces stipitis CBS 6054 chromosome 1, whole genome shotgun sequence:
CGATATGAGCCGCATCGCGGTAGCACAAGAATTATAACACGGTGCCACCAAAATGCGCAACGCGGTTGCAAATTTGCTGTTCAGCGCGGAATGGTGCAAAAATAATTTTCGTGTTCAGGCGCCAAACCGTGAATCCTGTTAAGAGTGTTTGACCAAGAAATGGACTCAGCCTGGTTGTATAGTGACGTCTGCTAAGTAGAAGTAGTAATGTAGTATGAGCACGAAAAGACAACCAGAATGTTAGTGAATTGTTTCGTAGTATATCCtgctgaaaagaatacTACTATCTGATACTTCAATCGCGATCCTCGGTTCATCTTATTCATCTACCATTCTACAGTACACCTACGAATACATATGAATCCCTATAGCATGAATATTTATCTCGTGAATCTCGTGAATCTCATGAATCTCATGAATAATTTAGTATAAATAGTTATTGTAGAATACTTACCTTATACTCCTATTATACTTTAATGTCTATAAAGGTTTCATGATTTCTTCGTacaacattttcttcaaatcatcAATGCTAAGCTCGTCCTTTCTCTtgtcaaagtcaaagaagTCCTCGGGGATTTTCTCGCTAACAGGCTCATCATTTGGATCATGATAGAGCTTCAAGTAAGGATGTTTTAATGCGTCGTCTACTGTGATACGTTTGGCAGGATTGAAAATAAGCAAGTTCTCCAACAAGTCTATGGCCAACGGGTTGATTTGGACGTTGGGGTTGATGTTTCCAAAGAGGTCCTGGAACGGGATCTTTTTGCAGAACGGTAATGATCGGATATACTCTCGTGCTCGCTTGCTCTTGATGTTGTAGTAGTCTTCCATGTTAGGTGTCCCAAGGACCTCCATTATGAGCCAAAGCTGATTGTGGTAGTCCCTGCCCGGGAAAAGAGGCCTACCGCTGAGCATTTCGGCGAGAATACAGCCTACAGACCAGACATCGATAGCCGTGGTGTACTCCTGGAAAGTGAGCATGATTTCTGGTGCTCGATACCATCTGGTCGCGACATATTCAGTCATATACCCGAAATTGTCTTCACTACTAGCGATGGAACGGGCAAGGCCAAAGTCACATACTTTCAAGTCGCAATTGGAGTTGAGCAACAAGTTTGACGGTTTGAGGTCTCTATGTAACACATTGGCCAGATGCATAGCCTTAAGGGCACGAAGTGTCTGGTAGATGAAATACTGGATATGGTCATCGGTGAGTTTCTGGGTGCGGATCACTCTATGTAAGTCTGTTTCCATGAGCTCTTGTATAAGATAGATTTCGTTGAAAAACTCGTAGCTCACAGGTCTCTGGATAGCAAGAATGCTGATGATGTTCTCGTGGTTGAAATGCTTAAGGAGCTTGAGTTCTCTTAGTGTTCTAAGGCAAAGCATTGATCTCTCAAACGGCTCgattttcttgatggcTACTTTCTGGTTCAGAGGCTTGTGAATGGCTGAACAAACGATTCCATATGCTCCCTCGCCAACTATCTCCAAAATTTGGTAATGGCTCGATACATTGAACGATATCTGCCGTGCTGGCGCCTGTTCTGGTTGTTCTATGTTCATCGGTGGATTATATATAATGATAGACTGA
Protein-coding regions in this window:
- the ERK1 gene encoding Extracellular signal-regulated kinase 1 (ERK1) (MAP kinase 1) (MAPK 1) translates to MNIEQPEQAPARQISFNVSSHYQILEIVGEGAYGIVCSAIHKPSNQKVAIKKIEPFERSMLCLRTLRELKLLKHFNHENIISILAIQRPVSYEFFNEIYLIQELMETDLHRVIRTQKLTDDHIQYFIYQTLRALKAMHSANVLHRDLKPSNLLLNSNCDLKVCDFGLARSIASSEDNFGYMTEYVATRWYRAPEIMLTFQEYTTAIDVWSVGCILAEMLSGRPLFPGRDYHNQLWLIMEVLGTPNMEDYYNIKSKRAREYIRSLPFCKKIPFQDLFGNINPNVQINPLAIDLLENLLIFNPAKRITVDDALKHPYLKLYHDPNDEPVSEKIPEDFFDFDKRKDELSIDDLKKMLYEEIMKPL